The sequence tcgagaatttgtATTATGAAATACATATGTTAATTTGAGCACAAAATCATTAGTCGGCGGCACTGAAAGTTTGAGCaagcaatattttcaaatattttgctacaaaactttttcacaaaactatCTCTAGTTAGGCAAagtaaaaatgattgaaaaagtcgCAATGTAGTCATTTTGTAAACTCTACACATTGCAGACTccttttgtttatttttcaacctaTTGACTAAACTAAATGCACGCTCCCATCCACCCATGTGATAGATGAACTCTtgtcatttcaaattttttatttcgaattaAAACCGTATCACGTGACTAGTATGGCTGAGAGGGAAACCCTTTAGAAACGGTTTCACATTCTACCTGCCACCTATCGACTATCAACCGGCAACAACAATCACACGAGACAATTCGAAAATGTGCGAGGGAGTCAGGTGGGAGTTGAATTTTGGGAAGGAGTGGGGGGAACGTGTCGGTTTCATTTACTCCTCCACCAAACAGTCGATCATCATCAGTTGATCACTATTTGTCCAAAGTCAATAGAAATTAGTGTGGATTGTGAAAAAAGACGTTTGAAAATGACCTCCCATTCGATGCGTTTTCTTTAATATTCTTTCTTGGCACtcatgttggaaaatttttaaattaaaaacaccCGATTATTGTCGAACCACGCTAAAAGTACAGAATCGGAAATTGAAATACTTTAGTGCttaatttcttgattttttgatgttttttctgcaattacAAAGTGACGTCTATTTATGTCCTaatgtcaatttttaacaaattcaaaattagttcGTAAATTGAATGAATTCGAAATGTCTCTATTAGAATTCTTGCAGCAAAACaatcattttcaattgttgTCTTCAATAAAATGCAATTAAACCATAGAGCATTTTCCCGGCCGTAGGCGTTGTGCACTTTGCTGCTACCTgtatttcaatatatttcttcttttttatcaaatgaaaaagacaacaatttgttttcttttcaaaattccttttGTTGGTTGCTTCTATCTTGCAACTATCGCAGCATGCACAGTCACTCCGTCtgagaatttccaaaaatttccctgtTCAAacgatatttatttttatttgtaatggttgatctaaaaataaatgttgaaattcATACTTAGCTTATATGAAGTGAAAATTGATTCAGTTAAGATATGTATGTGTAAAACTTTATTATTTCTTTGAGAGTTGTTTTTATGTTGTTAGTGGCGTCAAATCAGAAGTAACGGTTCTgggtatttcaaatttattgacCCCAAAAACGTCGAAGCGGTCAGAAATaagattttattcaattaaactcttttattgcatattttagtCGTTTATCTCACATTattttgttcaataaaatacatttaataCCAATATCTAACTAAAAGTTACTATATTTGGCAACTTATAGGCTTCAAATGTACcataattgataaaataacctgagataaaattccaaaataaccTCGCACTGCCGCAACACGGAAAATCGTacaagtttgaaaagtttagcaaaattaggtcatttttttgaagttttgaactgccataaaacatttttgagacatttttgagATGTGTGATTTCAAATATGGTTCTccatatttttccatattttgagtcttaaaaaaaaaccaaaaccgATACTCCTCCTTCTTAAAAGTTCATCCATCCCAAATCAGTAGGAAATTTCTTAAGAAAGGTATTCCCTGAACACATTGTAGTCTATGCACCTTGTGACAAGTTATTTTTCCCCTTATCAATATGAACAATTGTCTCGGAATAAAACTCTGTTCGTTATCATTTACAGTTTCAACGCTAAAACTTTTTGTGTGACAAACCAAAGTCATAAGGGGATACCCTGCACTATACGTTGCACGAGAAccatctttttttcatttctttttttacaaTCCATCCTCCTCCACCAAGGCcgttttcttcgtttttccatCACAGTTGCAAAGCGTCTTCCCCCGGCGTCGTCTCCCAACCGTCTTTTTATGAGTCTATGTGTTGCGGTCTCTCAACTTCTTATCAATCCCCCTCAGTTCCCAATAGATAGTGTTCCCAGATCCGTTTAATGAAAGGGAATTTAGTGATTCCTGAGACTATTTCTTCGTCGTTGTATGTGTAGTGTAGGACTCAGTTGATCAAGTTCAATTTGTTTCGTTTCTCATTTCCGACCgcttgccactttttttttgaaattttagttttctttcagatttttctatttctctttttgtttttctaacaCTCAATCAACACAACGTCATGCCAGCCGAAACTGCATTCCACGTTCCTTCAGATTTCACACAAGAACCTGTAAGCTTTTACGTGATTACGGTCATTCACAATAACCATTTTCAGGTACAATTCGTTGCTCTCGAGGACACCGGAGCCATTCTCACACATAGTCGAAAAGGGCTCGTTGCAATTGGTGAAAAGAAAACCGAGATTTCAGTGGTTAGTGACTAGTGgaaatgaaatggaaaaaaagtatttcgattttagttaaatttttctctcaaaaagttATTCCAGGTTGACTTCGTCGGCTCCGCAGATGTTGGAGTTCTGGAGAACACCTTCACTATGCAGTGGCAAAATATTGGAAACACTACTCAAGTACACTTCACGGGtttgtttctcattttttcccaatttgaatattttcatttgtaGGAACCGGTGGATCATTGTCCGGAGAGGGTAATCCTGGTGTTCTTCTTATCGACGGCGAGGTTATCAAAGTTAATGTAAGATACTTGAACTCGGAgtacattttacaaaaaatttcattttcagcttcttcaaaAGAGAACAGATGGATCTTTCTATTTGGAGGCCAACGAGGACTTCCTGATGATTGTTGCCAAATCGAAAGCTGACGGATCTCCTGATGCTGAGACTCTTCAAGCTTCACAGTGAGTAATACGTAAAAAGTTTGGTAATTTATGTACCAACAAATGTTACACATTCAAGttcataatttgatttttcgcaGATTCCCAGCAAGCGGAGCCAAGCTTCCAATCGGCTACTGGCACTCGGTCCCATTCCCAATTCCAGGGGCTGGAAAACTCAACCTGGTTGAATTGGTAGCTAAAACCGACAAAAATGCAGTGATCAACGTCCCAGAGCACACCGGAACACCACTCCGAATCCCAATCAAAACGGTGCTGGACGAGGATTCCGACTAACTCTACTATCCTTTTTTATTCCTCCCTTTCATCAAAGTATTGAcgtgttctgaaaattatatggtACTTAATTTCGAGGATTTCGAGTTTGAATTTCACCGTCTAACTTCCGTGTAGTAGTTGCATGTTTCCTAGTTACAATGCCCAGTAGTGTTTTATCGTATGTTGAGTTTTGGAAATCAAACTTCACAGTATTCCAACCTGGTATATGTTTCTTCTTCATAATCTTATATGAGCTCATTCCTTCTCCCACCCACTCTTCCATAAGCGTTGCCAATTCATACATAATTCTGTGAGTTTTGAAAGGTGTTGCAAATAAATGTTGACTGAGAAGGATATTCACTTCATTGAACCCActaaagaaaaatgtgattcaGGGAACAGAAACAGAAACTACAAAAAGTAATCGAGTGgaagaaacaaaaagtgaaTGACTGAAAAAGTGAAGTTTTAATAGCTCTGTCTCGTGTTTATTACTAGTGTTTTGTGTTGTATTCTTGTGATCTTTGCCTCATGAACCGACAGTTTCATTGGTatgattcagaaaaaatggaagGATTGGTCGAGACGATGAAACAACTAAaagtgaaatttgagaatgaaCAACAGgtaattaattcaatttttattagaaaaacaCACTTTACAACTATGTATAACTATAATACATCATTGCCAATTTTATACGGAAACGAAGACAACGTAATTTGTTTATAATTATATTCGAAAATatacaaccaaaaaaattgcataattaatttatttttcgtttttttttaatttctaaaagtttcaCATTGTTTTGATGATTCACCATCACAAATATCACCAAAAACCATTCCTCCTAATTGgagaacacttttttttacaattttatgtGAAACACTTTGATCTTTGAGTGGAATCGTTACGTCGAAGGCGACATTCTCTACGATGTGACTGATGAGAAGAGTGCAAATACAGTTCACAGCTATGTACTCGACCCGGAAAATAACTTGTCGTTAGAAGATACTCACAAGTATTTCGACTATATAATGAAAGTAAGTgggtaaaaaattatttaagttACTTTACTGGATTATATTATATTTCAGTGAGTTTCCAGAGTATCTAAcagttttattaaataaaagattaaaaaaactgaacagtTGAAAGTGAAAAGAAATAACACTATATGTATCTGGAAAGAAGTTTTTGCAATCGTACAAtcatttgcaaatttttttttgacgaatcaaaaatctaatttataaattgttcattccaaaaatagtacaatgcaaaaaaatcagatcCCAATAGTAGAATTAACTTCAAATCAATgccttcattttttgaaatgaattgttTTGCTATTGTGTAAAAATgcgaatattttttgtggagtatttgaaccaaaaatttcgaagtgatttctaaagaaaattattcaaatctttaattttttttagtttcgagCATTCCCATTAAGTTTTCTtaactttgttttctttcataGGCTTTGACCAACTCATCTGTGGATAGTATTGACAAAACAGATTCAAAATGGTTGCAACTGGTTGCTCAAAACATGAATATATTTCAAGACgtgaaatcaaaacttttgaaacgaTGGACTTGGTTAGTATTCGAACAATGTGGGATTGAAAGCAATAAAAACGAAATCATATTCCAGTTGGAGAGTTTAACGCTTTCATTCTGGAGGGCGTCGTCTGAAAGAAAAGGTTTAAATTTTACGCTGTTTCTGTAAAAAAGTAAGATTAatattttaaggaaaaataatatttttccctGGAATCCATATAGAAATCGTTCCGTTTCTTCAATCTATTCGAGTGGTACAACACTTTGAACAACACACAACAGAACTTCACAATGTCATGAAAAAATATCCTCTTGGTAGGTgaaacaaatttgatttttatcattaagtttattcagaatttcttTATCAATACGTGGAACCTGAAGAAGATCCCGAGCCTTATGATGAGTTAGTTCCGGACATATTTGTAGAAAATAAGCTAGTTACTaagaaaaagttgagaaaaaaagtcGTGAAGAAAGGATTGACGTAAgtgatttcagaatttatagaagttttttcaaatttcagaaatacaaTTGAACTAGCACTAAAAAGtggagaaaagagaaaaaagaagcaagcTCATTTATCTCAGCGAACTTTGGTaagaatgaaattttcaacactatacatttttaaatttaagctTAGTAGATCACCGTCGTTGAAACGTGGAGAGCATATTCGTTTCAATCTTTACTCCGACGTCACTCCGATTTGGAAAAAGTCTGCAACGAAAGGTGATGGGGTTTGAACAGTTATGTATGTTGAAAAAGGGAATACTCTTTTAGAAAGATCAACGGATGGAACAGAACACAAAATAGATTTTGGTACAGAAGCGTTTCTTGGTCCAGTCTACCTAATTTCGTCATTTGAAAGTTcgaagaaaactcaaaaatatggCTCTTGGACTTTGACGATAGGTTCATGGTTGAAGCTaatttcaagccaaaaattacaatttcagaCGTGAAACTGGACGAGAGAAAGCTTAGCGGTGAAAGCCTATTAGTTTCGCTCAAGGTGCCTGTGGAAGAAGTATTTCTCGGCTCAAATGAGCCAGTTGTAGCATTTCGAGATGAAACATCAACTGACTGGAAAAAAGGAGTGTTCACAACCCATACGCAATTTGATCAGAGTTGGTTGTTTTGTTGCATTCTTATAAGATATGAGTTTCAGAatgtgaaaatatatttgttatTTAAGAAATATGATAAAACTGACTGAACTAAGCGAATGTtagatgatttcaaaaaactgaaaattattgtaaaCTTTTCTCTTATCCCCTTTAAATTCCTCTGCAATTTGGACAgccaaaatgtcaaaaaaatctgaaaaattacgtGTTCTTTTATTTGAAGGGTTGCGAATGTTTTGCGATAAAATAGAGATAGTTTCAGCTTTAACATATAAcaatttagatatttttctaTCACTTACAgaggatttgaaattttttcaatttttttttagcaaattcaTAGTGAAAATTGTGACAATTTGATAGTTTTGTCAAATTGTCAACTTATCAAAACATTGGAACGCCTTCCACCTTTCCCCTACACATTACTAATTATGTCCCAGTAGGAAGTTctaattggaaaacaaatacttttaaaaaattatagtttttcttctgaatttGTTGAGTTTTTCAGATACTTTTATTGTTACCACCCGCTTATCGAAAATGGGATATGTTTCACTCTTCCAACACAACGACTTTCATTATCCTTACAAATCGTGGAAGATTCTTTTCGAACAAGACAAAATTTCATTGAGATTGCACACGAATGTTGTTGAATTAGCATTTGTCATTGAGGTGTCGATAGAAGATTTCAGTGTTACTAGATTATCCTTGTTGTTTTTAAGGGAAATTACTTCTATTTGGACACACTGACTGGAGATGAATTCAGCAAGTTGAGAAACTTgcatcagaaaaaaatgtcgtTGTCGGAACtgattatgaaatttgaaaaacatggaGTACATATTGTCCCCAATGATGACATAATTAACAAGCATAGAGATACAAAAAAGgtggaataaatttttaaaattgaacaacaCTCATTATTCAGGATTTggatcttgaaattttcacttacCGCCTTATTTGCCTCAACCAAATAAACTGCGAATCGTGTCGTATGAATAGCACAGTTTCCATGGAAACTGTTGTTCTCACTGTCAACGGAGCCCCGGTATATTTTAAgttgtacaaaaaaatatttttttttttcagagaaatatcACAACGAAATCTGCTGGAAAATATGTCGTGAATTTTGGAGAAGCTgggaaaaaacaaagaatccATGAGAATTATGTAACACCAGCAAcgctgtttcaatttttaatggtCACACGGCCACTGATTGTTACAAAATAgttgtttctttaaaaattttctacatcTAAATTCAAATATGTAACATTTTCTGAATGCCATAAATCCCTATTCATTCTCAACAGTTTCGCAACTTAATTCAACAATGCCTAATGGATCCAGCTTCTGTTTCATATGTTATCTGAAATCTGGCAAAAGAGATAAACAACCGAAAGCGTGAATGAACCAGTCGAGAAACGCCACCGAAAGTTGTTCGATACAGATCTGCAACAAAAAAGGCGCGCGCCATTTCATATAGTTTGGTTAATTTACATCAAGCGACTCATTAGACTCATTATTCACATTTTGTTTCTACCAGCTGACATGCTTTTCCgggttttttcgttttgtgtATTTGCCAGCTTTTGGCGATTTGTTGTAACTATCGATTTACAGAAAGAAGGTAATAAGAATAAACTAAGCATTCGACAATACTTTATAATAATTTATGTTTTCCTTTTGAATCACACAAGCATTATCATtacttatttatttatttattgagaagaaaaaaatcaataaatataatcAGACTCATCCCGCTTTCTTAACTGTTTTGATTTTGGTGGTCATGTAGGCGTTTGATAACGTAGCGTAGGATAACACTTCTTATAAATTTCTCTTAATTCAGGGATCTGCCCACCCGTTCTTGATATAATAATACTTTTTGATACCTCTGGTGGAAATGATACAGTATTTGAGCAGCAAAAGAATTGGACTATAAAAATAGTAAGAGATCTCCCGATTCACGAAGATGCGGTCAGAGTAGGCTTGGTTCAGTGAGTTTCATCAGTTGTATAATACTAGAAAAACAATGGTGTTCAGATATTCTGAAAGTGCGAAAACTGAATTCAATCTgtcaaaatattctgaaagaaatgATATTATTGCACATATGGAAACATTGACGTTCATGCAAGTAGAAGACACCAGGACAGGTGTAGCGTTGAATAAAGCCGATGAggagatttttgattttaa comes from Caenorhabditis elegans chromosome X and encodes:
- the K09E2.3 gene encoding DUF1513 domain-containing protein (Confirmed by transcript evidence), encoding MPAETAFHVPSDFTQEPVQFVALEDTGAILTHSRKGLVAIGEKKTEISVVDFVGSADVGVLENTFTMQWQNIGNTTQVHFTGTGGSLSGEGNPGVLLIDGEVIKVNLLQKRTDGSFYLEANEDFLMIVAKSKADGSPDAETLQASQFPASGAKLPIGYWHSVPFPIPGAGKLNLVELVAKTDKNAVINVPEHTGTPLRIPIKTVLDEDSD
- the K09E2.2 gene encoding Casc1_N domain-containing protein (Confirmed by transcript evidence), with protein sequence MWKTFENREKMEGLVETMKQLKVKFENEQQWNRYVEGDILYDVTDEKSANTVHSYVLDPENNLSLEDTHKYFDYIMKALTNSSVDSIDKTDSKWLQLVAQNMNIFQDVKSKLLKRWTWLVFEQCGIESNKNEIIFQLESLTLSFWRASSERKGKIIFFPGIHIEIVPFLQSIRVVQHFEQHTTELHNVMKKYPLEFLYQYVEPEEDPEPYDELVPDIFVENKLVTKKKLRKKVVKKGLTNTIELALKSGEKRKKKQAHLSQRTLLSRSPSLKRGEHIRFNLYSDVTPIWKKSATKERSTDGTEHKIDFGTEAFLGPVYLISSFESSKKTQKYGSWTLTIDVKLDERKLSGESLLVSLKVPVEEVFLGSNEPVVAFRDETSTDWKKGVFTTHTQFDQNTFIVTTRLSKMGYVSLFQHNDFHYPYKSWKILFEQDKISLRLHTNVVELAFVIEGNYFYLDTLTGDEFSKLRNLHQKKMSLSELIMKFEKHGVHIVPNDDIINKHRDTKKDLDLEIFTYRLICLNQINCESCRMNSTVSMETVVLTVNGAPRNITTKSAGKYVVNFGEAGKKQRIHENYVTPATLFQFLMVTRPLIVTK
- the K09E2.2 gene encoding Casc1_N domain-containing protein (Confirmed by transcript evidence), producing MEGLVETMKQLKVKFENEQQWNRYVEGDILYDVTDEKSANTVHSYVLDPENNLSLEDTHKYFDYIMKALTNSSVDSIDKTDSKWLQLVAQNMNIFQDVKSKLLKRWTWLVFEQCGIESNKNEIIFQLESLTLSFWRASSERKGKIIFFPGIHIEIVPFLQSIRVVQHFEQHTTELHNVMKKYPLEFLYQYVEPEEDPEPYDELVPDIFVENKLVTKKKLRKKVVKKGLTNTIELALKSGEKRKKKQAHLSQRTLLSRSPSLKRGEHIRFNLYSDVTPIWKKSATKERSTDGTEHKIDFGTEAFLGPVYLISSFESSKKTQKYGSWTLTIDVKLDERKLSGESLLVSLKVPVEEVFLGSNEPVVAFRDETSTDWKKGVFTTHTQFDQNTFIVTTRLSKMGYVSLFQHNDFHYPYKSWKILFEQDKISLRLHTNVVELAFVIEGNYFYLDTLTGDEFSKLRNLHQKKMSLSELIMKFEKHGVHIVPNDDIINKHRDTKKDLDLEIFTYRLICLNQINCESCRMNSTVSMETVVLTVNGAPRNITTKSAGKYVVNFGEAGKKQRIHENYVTPATLFQFLMVTRPLIVTK